In the Streptomyces sp. BHT-5-2 genome, one interval contains:
- a CDS encoding FadR/GntR family transcriptional regulator: MTQRAIDQIKSMIGEGRLAPGQRLPTEREFATRLGISRNSMREAVRALTTMGVLEARHGSGIYVTQLEAGNLLGTFGAVADLSPGPRMLELLQVRRVLESTATALAAARIGAERLAEVAQHLAAMRASADPEEILAHDVAFHRAIGRASGNESMAAILEGLSSQTFRTRVWRGYEEEGAFERTHIEHTRIYEALVDRDPDSAAAAASVHVAGVERWLRNQLDGA; the protein is encoded by the coding sequence GTGACGCAGCGCGCCATCGACCAGATCAAGTCGATGATCGGGGAGGGACGGCTGGCGCCGGGGCAGCGCCTGCCCACGGAACGCGAGTTCGCGACCCGCCTCGGGATCTCCCGCAACTCGATGCGTGAGGCGGTCCGTGCGCTGACCACCATGGGCGTACTGGAGGCCCGACACGGTTCGGGGATCTACGTGACCCAGCTCGAGGCGGGCAACCTCCTGGGGACCTTCGGCGCCGTCGCGGACCTCTCGCCGGGCCCGCGAATGCTCGAACTCCTGCAAGTGCGCCGGGTGTTGGAGTCCACCGCGACGGCCCTCGCCGCCGCGCGCATCGGTGCGGAGCGCCTGGCCGAGGTGGCGCAGCACCTTGCGGCGATGCGGGCGAGCGCCGATCCGGAGGAGATCCTCGCGCACGACGTCGCCTTCCACCGCGCGATCGGGAGGGCCTCGGGCAACGAGTCCATGGCGGCGATCCTCGAAGGGCTCTCGTCACAGACGTTTCGCACGCGGGTGTGGCGCGGCTACGAAGAGGAGGGCGCTTTTGAACGGACCCACATCGAACACACGCGGATCTACGAAGCCCTGGTCGACCGCGATCCCGACTCGGCGGCCGCCGCGGCGTCCGTACACGTGGCGGGTGTCGAACGCTGGCTGAGAAACCAACTGGACGGCGCATAG
- a CDS encoding sugar ABC transporter substrate-binding protein, whose translation MAGKTPRFSSRTARAAAAAACAALALAGCGSTRDAAGGKGGGEGKVGVVLPLLTSPFWQSYNDYVPKMATSEGVDALKAVNSNSDPSQQITDIDNQLNQDVKGLVVAPLDSAAIAAGLDQAERRGVPVVAVDVAPEKGRVAMVVRADNKAYGQRACEYLGKAVTSGKVVQVMGDLAAVNGRERSEAFRTCVRRNHPGLKVLEIPAKWESDAAAAKLDTLLNANPDIKGIYLQAGGVYLAPTLRTLKSKGMLKKTGEEGHITIVSNDGIPQEFDAIRKGRIDATVSQPADSYAKYAMYYIKAAMKGRTFEPGPTDHDSTIVRLPNGLLEDQLPAPLVTKANVDDPKLWGNTVK comes from the coding sequence ATGGCCGGCAAGACCCCGAGATTCTCCTCGCGGACAGCCCGCGCGGCGGCTGCGGCAGCCTGTGCCGCTCTCGCTCTGGCAGGGTGCGGAAGCACCAGAGACGCCGCCGGCGGCAAAGGAGGCGGCGAGGGCAAGGTCGGCGTCGTGCTGCCCCTGCTCACATCGCCGTTCTGGCAGTCGTACAACGACTATGTGCCGAAGATGGCGACGTCGGAGGGCGTGGACGCCCTGAAGGCGGTGAACTCCAACAGCGACCCGTCCCAGCAGATCACCGACATCGACAACCAGCTCAACCAGGACGTCAAGGGTCTCGTGGTGGCCCCACTGGACAGTGCCGCGATCGCCGCGGGCCTGGACCAGGCCGAGCGCAGGGGTGTCCCGGTGGTCGCCGTGGACGTCGCTCCGGAAAAGGGCAGGGTCGCCATGGTCGTACGGGCGGACAACAAGGCGTACGGCCAGAGGGCCTGCGAGTACCTGGGAAAGGCGGTCACGTCGGGCAAGGTGGTGCAGGTCATGGGCGACCTCGCCGCGGTCAACGGGCGTGAGCGCTCCGAGGCGTTCCGGACCTGTGTCCGGAGGAACCACCCCGGCCTGAAGGTCCTGGAGATTCCCGCGAAGTGGGAGTCCGACGCGGCGGCCGCCAAGCTCGACACGCTCCTGAACGCCAACCCCGACATCAAGGGCATCTACCTCCAGGCCGGCGGCGTCTACCTGGCGCCCACCCTACGGACCCTCAAGTCCAAGGGGATGCTGAAGAAGACGGGTGAGGAGGGGCACATCACGATCGTCTCCAACGACGGCATCCCGCAGGAGTTCGACGCCATCCGCAAGGGCCGGATCGACGCCACCGTCTCCCAGCCGGCGGACTCGTACGCCAAGTACGCCATGTACTACATCAAGGCCGCCATGAAGGGGAGGACGTTCGAGCCCGGCCCGACGGACCACGACTCGACCATCGTCAGGCTGCCCAACGGCCTGCTCGAAGACCAACTGCCGGCGCCCCTGGTCACCAAGGCGAACGTCGACGACCCCAAGCTGTGGGGAAACACGGTCAAGTGA
- a CDS encoding sugar ABC transporter ATP-binding protein, whose product MTRPLVVAEGIVKRYGPTVALRDGRLTVVPGESHALAGRNGAGKSTLVSILTGLQAPDAGTVTFDGEAAPPLADRDAWRRRVACVYQKPTVVPGLTVAENLFVNRQPTGRGGFISWRRMRAQAAELLDAWGVGVAPDAITAELKVEDRQLVEIARALSFGARFIILDEPTAQLDNREIGRLFDRMRSLQESGVTFLFISHHLQEVYEVCQTVTVLRDAGWITTAPVAELPRSALVEAMAGEVVAGGTAAASGGAVALPTTPADTPTRLDVRGLTGAGGVFEDVDLSVRRGEAVGLAGSSGSGKTELAESLAGLHTPTAGQAELDGARLPFGDVSAALRAGVGCVPRDRHEQGLVSGMTIADNTTMSVLDRLGRYGLVSPVAKRSLARGLIQRLNIHAEGPEQPVSDLSGGNAQKVVMARALARDPRLLVLINPTAGVDVKSKESLLARVDSAREDGTAVLVVSDELDDLRRCDRVLVLFHGRVVAEHPAGWTDHELIASIEGVDRG is encoded by the coding sequence ATGACCCGCCCGCTGGTCGTCGCCGAGGGCATCGTCAAGCGCTACGGGCCCACCGTGGCGCTGCGCGACGGCCGGCTGACCGTCGTGCCCGGCGAGTCCCACGCCCTGGCCGGCCGCAACGGTGCGGGAAAATCCACTCTGGTCTCGATCCTCACCGGGCTTCAGGCTCCCGACGCGGGAACGGTGACCTTCGACGGGGAAGCTGCGCCGCCGCTCGCCGACCGCGATGCCTGGCGCCGCAGGGTCGCCTGTGTCTACCAGAAGCCCACCGTCGTCCCCGGCCTCACGGTCGCCGAGAACCTCTTCGTCAACCGGCAGCCCACCGGCCGGGGAGGCTTCATCAGCTGGCGCCGCATGCGGGCGCAGGCCGCCGAACTCCTCGACGCCTGGGGCGTAGGCGTTGCGCCCGATGCCATCACCGCGGAGCTGAAGGTCGAGGACCGCCAACTCGTGGAGATTGCCAGGGCGTTGAGCTTCGGTGCCCGCTTCATCATCCTCGACGAACCCACCGCGCAGCTCGACAACAGGGAGATCGGACGGCTCTTCGACCGGATGCGCAGCCTGCAGGAGTCCGGTGTGACCTTCCTGTTCATCTCGCACCATCTGCAGGAGGTGTACGAGGTCTGCCAGACGGTGACCGTGCTGCGCGACGCGGGCTGGATCACCACCGCGCCGGTGGCGGAGCTGCCGCGCAGCGCCCTCGTCGAGGCCATGGCGGGCGAGGTGGTGGCAGGTGGTACGGCGGCGGCGAGCGGTGGTGCCGTCGCCCTCCCCACGACGCCCGCCGACACGCCCACACGTCTCGACGTACGCGGACTCACCGGCGCCGGCGGCGTGTTCGAGGACGTGGACCTGTCCGTCCGCCGCGGTGAGGCGGTCGGCCTGGCGGGATCCAGCGGCAGCGGCAAGACCGAGCTGGCCGAGAGCCTCGCCGGGCTGCACACCCCGACCGCGGGGCAGGCGGAACTGGACGGCGCACGGCTGCCGTTCGGCGACGTCTCCGCCGCGTTGCGAGCAGGTGTGGGCTGTGTCCCCCGGGACCGGCACGAACAAGGGCTGGTGTCCGGGATGACCATCGCCGACAACACCACCATGAGCGTCCTCGACCGGCTCGGCCGATACGGCCTGGTGAGCCCCGTTGCCAAGCGTTCCTTGGCCAGGGGCCTCATCCAGCGTCTGAACATCCACGCCGAAGGTCCCGAGCAGCCGGTTTCCGACCTGTCCGGCGGCAACGCGCAGAAGGTCGTCATGGCCCGCGCCCTGGCCCGCGATCCCCGCCTCCTGGTCCTGATCAACCCGACCGCCGGGGTGGACGTGAAGTCCAAGGAGTCACTGCTCGCCCGGGTCGACAGTGCCCGCGAGGACGGGACCGCGGTGCTCGTCGTCTCGGACGAGCTCGACGACCTGCGGCGCTGCGACCGCGTCCTGGTGCTGTTCCACGGCCGCGTCGTCGCCGAGCACCCGGCCGGCTGGACCGACCACGAGCTGATCGCCTCGATCGAAGGAGTCGACCGTGGCTGA
- a CDS encoding ABC transporter permease, protein MADAKAPTVRDAPAATPTATAPGAPTHVLLRRARELALVPALLALLVIGSVVNDSFLTERNLVSVLGASAALAMVVLAESLVLITGKFDLSLESVVGIAPALGALLVLPAADAGFGTEWPVATGLLASVVAGAVVGALNGVLVVKFKLNAFIVTLAMLIILRGVLVGATEGKTLFGMPDAFFALATATFLSVPMSVWVAVAAFGGAGLVLRYHRWGRALYAIGGNPEAARAAGIRVERVMLGVFAVAGVLAAIGGLMQTGYVGAINANQGQNMIFTVFAAAVIGGIGLDGGKGTMSGAFTGVLLLGVVQNLLTLAQVPSFWIQAIYGGIILVALMIARVTTGRAQD, encoded by the coding sequence GTGGCTGACGCCAAGGCCCCGACCGTACGGGACGCCCCCGCCGCCACGCCCACGGCCACCGCACCGGGCGCACCCACCCATGTGCTGTTGCGCCGAGCGCGCGAGTTGGCCCTCGTGCCCGCGCTCCTCGCCCTGCTGGTCATCGGCTCGGTGGTCAACGACTCCTTCCTCACCGAACGCAATCTCGTCTCCGTCCTCGGCGCCTCGGCCGCGCTCGCCATGGTGGTGCTCGCCGAGTCCCTCGTGCTGATCACCGGGAAGTTCGATCTGTCCCTCGAATCGGTCGTCGGCATCGCGCCCGCGCTCGGGGCGCTGCTCGTGCTTCCCGCGGCCGACGCCGGTTTCGGCACCGAATGGCCCGTCGCCACGGGACTGTTGGCGAGCGTGGTGGCCGGTGCGGTGGTCGGGGCGCTCAACGGGGTCCTGGTGGTGAAGTTCAAGCTCAACGCGTTCATCGTCACGCTCGCCATGCTGATCATCCTGCGCGGCGTGCTGGTCGGCGCGACCGAGGGCAAGACCCTCTTCGGGATGCCGGACGCCTTCTTCGCTCTGGCGACCGCTACTTTCCTCTCCGTCCCGATGTCGGTATGGGTGGCGGTGGCCGCTTTCGGGGGCGCCGGTCTGGTGCTCAGGTACCACCGCTGGGGACGGGCGTTGTACGCGATCGGCGGCAACCCGGAGGCGGCCCGCGCCGCCGGCATCCGCGTCGAGCGGGTGATGCTGGGAGTCTTCGCCGTCGCCGGTGTTCTCGCGGCGATCGGCGGTCTGATGCAGACCGGCTACGTCGGCGCCATCAACGCCAACCAGGGCCAGAACATGATCTTCACGGTGTTCGCGGCCGCGGTCATCGGCGGTATCGGCCTGGACGGCGGCAAAGGAACCATGTCCGGTGCCTTCACCGGAGTCCTGCTGCTCGGCGTCGTACAGAATCTGCTGACCCTCGCGCAGGTGCCGTCCTTCTGGATCCAGGCGATCTACGGCGGCATCATCCTCGTCGCCCTGATGATCGCCCGCGTCACCACCGGCCGCGCACAGGACTGA
- a CDS encoding L-fuconate dehydratase, giving the protein MPVTAGSPAAVPPDFPRITAVDTYDIRFPTSRELHGSDAMNPDPDYSAAYLVLRTDAEDGTEGHGFTFTIGRGNDVQVAAIEALRPYLVGRPVDALCADPGSVSRDLTGDSQLRWLGPEKGVIHMATGAVVNAVWDLAAKRARKPLWQLLADAEPEWLAGQIDYRYIADVLPPAEALELLERGREGAPHRAARLHATGYPGYTTSPGWLGYSDEKLTRLARQAVADGFRQIKLKVGADLNEDIRRCRVARAAVGPDIRIAVDANQRWNVDEAVEWTRALAEFAPYWIEEPTSPDDILGHAAIRKAVTPVKVATGEHVQNRIVFKQLLQAGAIDVLQLDAARVGGVNENLAILLLAAKYGVPVCPHAGGVGLCELVQHLSMFDYVALSGTTEDRVIEYVDHLHQHFVDPVRIEHGCYAVPTAPGFSAQMRQESIDAYRHPDGTFWAADGAADKEAEA; this is encoded by the coding sequence GTGCCCGTGACTGCCGGCTCCCCCGCAGCGGTGCCCCCGGACTTTCCGCGGATCACCGCCGTGGACACCTACGACATCCGCTTTCCCACCTCGCGCGAGCTCCACGGCTCCGACGCGATGAACCCCGACCCCGACTACTCCGCCGCCTATCTGGTGCTGCGCACCGACGCCGAAGACGGCACCGAAGGGCACGGCTTCACCTTCACCATCGGGCGGGGCAACGACGTCCAGGTCGCCGCCATCGAGGCGCTGAGACCCTACCTGGTCGGCCGGCCGGTCGACGCACTGTGCGCGGACCCCGGCTCGGTGAGCCGTGACCTCACCGGTGACAGCCAACTGCGCTGGCTGGGGCCGGAAAAGGGCGTCATACACATGGCGACAGGCGCGGTGGTGAACGCCGTATGGGACCTCGCCGCCAAGCGGGCCCGCAAGCCACTGTGGCAACTGCTCGCCGACGCCGAGCCCGAGTGGCTCGCCGGTCAGATCGACTACCGCTACATCGCCGACGTGCTGCCCCCCGCCGAAGCCCTCGAACTTCTCGAACGCGGCCGCGAGGGTGCCCCGCATCGCGCGGCGCGCCTGCACGCGACCGGCTATCCCGGCTACACCACATCCCCAGGCTGGCTCGGCTACTCGGACGAGAAGCTCACCCGCCTCGCCCGCCAGGCAGTCGCGGACGGCTTCCGGCAGATCAAGCTGAAGGTGGGCGCCGACCTCAACGAGGACATACGCCGCTGCCGGGTCGCCCGCGCAGCCGTCGGCCCCGACATCCGCATCGCAGTCGACGCCAATCAACGCTGGAACGTCGACGAGGCCGTCGAATGGACCCGGGCCCTGGCCGAGTTCGCCCCGTACTGGATCGAGGAGCCCACCAGCCCGGACGACATCCTCGGCCATGCGGCGATACGCAAGGCCGTGACCCCGGTGAAGGTCGCCACCGGCGAGCATGTGCAGAACCGCATCGTCTTCAAACAACTACTCCAGGCCGGCGCGATCGATGTGCTCCAGCTCGACGCCGCCCGCGTCGGCGGCGTGAACGAGAACCTCGCCATCCTGCTGCTCGCCGCCAAGTACGGGGTGCCGGTCTGCCCGCACGCCGGCGGAGTCGGACTGTGCGAACTCGTCCAGCATCTCTCGATGTTCGACTACGTCGCGCTGTCGGGGACGACCGAGGACCGCGTCATCGAGTACGTCGACCATCTGCACCAGCACTTCGTCGACCCGGTCCGCATCGAGCACGGGTGCTACGCCGTCCCGACCGCGCCCGGGTTCTCGGCACAGATGAGGCAGGAGTCCATCGACGCCTACCGCCACCCCGACGGCACGTTCTGGGCGGCCGACGGCGCCGCCGACAAGGAGGCAGAAGCATGA
- a CDS encoding SDR family NAD(P)-dependent oxidoreductase gives MSTRTVTGHDGELHGRTAIVTGGGSGIGLTTARLLAARGAAVAVLDLDPAAATAPLRGYTADVADDAAVITAVAEAADDLGGIDILVNNAGIGATGTVEDNDDAEWERVLGVNVLGMVRTTRAALPHLRESAHASIVNTCSIAATAGLPQRALYSASKGAVRSLTLAMAADHLREGIRVNCVNPGTVDTPWVGRLLEQATDPAAERAALAARQPMGRLVTADEVAAAIAYLAGPGAASVTGTALAVDGGMQGLRLRPVDR, from the coding sequence ATGAGTACACGCACCGTGACCGGCCACGACGGAGAACTGCACGGCCGGACGGCCATCGTCACCGGCGGCGGCTCCGGCATCGGTCTGACCACGGCCCGGCTCCTGGCCGCTCGCGGCGCCGCAGTGGCGGTCCTCGACCTCGATCCGGCTGCCGCGACCGCTCCGCTGCGCGGCTACACCGCGGATGTGGCGGACGACGCCGCCGTCATCACGGCGGTGGCGGAAGCCGCCGACGACCTGGGCGGCATCGACATCCTGGTGAACAACGCCGGGATCGGCGCCACCGGCACGGTCGAGGACAACGACGACGCGGAGTGGGAGCGGGTGCTGGGCGTCAACGTCCTCGGCATGGTGCGCACCACCCGCGCCGCGCTGCCCCACCTTCGGGAATCGGCGCACGCCTCGATCGTCAACACCTGCTCCATCGCCGCAACGGCCGGGCTGCCGCAGCGCGCGCTGTACAGCGCGAGCAAGGGCGCGGTCCGGTCGCTGACGCTGGCGATGGCAGCCGACCATCTCCGCGAAGGGATCCGCGTCAACTGCGTCAACCCCGGGACGGTGGACACCCCTTGGGTGGGGCGGCTGTTGGAGCAGGCCACCGATCCCGCCGCCGAGCGCGCCGCGCTGGCCGCGCGCCAGCCGATGGGCCGTCTGGTCACCGCCGACGAGGTGGCAGCCGCCATCGCCTATCTGGCCGGGCCCGGCGCGGCCTCGGTGACCGGCACCGCCCTGGCCGTGGACGGCGGCATGCAGGGCCTGCGACTGCGTCCGGTGGATCGTTGA
- a CDS encoding aldo/keto reductase, with translation MAADAADTTGGAADPPTDAVPRRSLGRSGVEVTTLGLGGAAFAGLYSPVDEESAAATIEAAWDAGIRYFDTAPHYGLGISERRLGAVLRTKSRTEYAISTKVGRLLEPYEGGGSDIANGFAVPATHRRVWDFSADGVRRSLEESLTRLGLDRIDLALIHDPDDHGEQAFRETYPALERLRSQGMVGAIGAGMNQTAMLTRFLVDTDVDTVLCAGRYTLLEQPALAELLPAATHRGKGVIIGGVLNSGLLANTGPGATYNYAVAPGELLDRALRMREITEAYGIPLRAAALHFPFGHPAVASVLTGARSPAEVRDAATLLNVPVPADVWDGLRAAALLPRHVPVPEAR, from the coding sequence ATGGCAGCCGACGCGGCGGACACCACCGGAGGCGCGGCCGACCCGCCCACCGATGCCGTGCCGCGACGCTCCCTGGGCCGCAGCGGCGTCGAGGTCACCACGCTCGGCCTCGGCGGCGCCGCGTTTGCCGGGCTCTACAGCCCGGTCGACGAGGAGAGCGCCGCCGCCACCATCGAGGCGGCCTGGGACGCGGGCATCCGCTACTTCGACACCGCGCCGCACTACGGCCTGGGTATTTCCGAGCGGCGCCTGGGCGCAGTGCTGCGCACCAAGTCCCGGACGGAGTACGCCATTTCCACCAAGGTGGGCCGCCTCCTGGAGCCGTACGAGGGGGGAGGCTCCGACATCGCGAACGGCTTCGCCGTCCCCGCCACCCATCGCCGGGTGTGGGACTTCAGCGCCGACGGGGTGCGGCGCTCCCTGGAGGAGAGCCTGACCCGCCTCGGCCTCGACCGCATCGACCTGGCCCTGATCCACGACCCCGACGACCACGGCGAGCAGGCGTTCCGCGAGACCTACCCCGCACTGGAACGGCTCCGCTCGCAAGGCATGGTGGGAGCCATCGGCGCAGGCATGAACCAGACCGCGATGCTCACCCGCTTCCTCGTCGACACGGACGTCGACACGGTACTGTGCGCCGGCCGCTACACCCTTCTCGAACAACCCGCGCTCGCCGAACTGCTGCCCGCCGCCACCCACCGCGGCAAGGGCGTCATCATCGGCGGTGTCCTCAACTCCGGGCTCCTGGCGAACACCGGTCCAGGGGCCACGTACAACTACGCGGTGGCCCCCGGCGAGTTGCTGGACCGGGCGCTGCGGATGCGGGAGATCACCGAGGCGTACGGCATACCGCTGCGCGCCGCCGCCCTCCACTTCCCCTTCGGTCACCCGGCCGTGGCGAGTGTGCTGACCGGCGCGCGGTCGCCGGCGGAGGTTCGGGACGCGGCAACGCTCCTGAACGTACCCGTCCCGGCCGACGTGTGGGACGGGTTGCGCGCAGCGGCCCTGCTACCGCGCCACGTCCCCGTGCCGGAGGCCCGATAG
- a CDS encoding amidohydrolase: MGIIDAHHHVWDLSVRDQDWISGPELASLRRDFALSDLGPQTLVTGVDRTVLVQTITVAEETPELLALAAESDMVAGVVGWTDLTASDVAGELDRLRALPGGEWLRGIRHQVQGEPDPWWLTRPEVLRGLRTVAAAGLVYDVVVLPHQLPAAASAARHLPELTFVLDHLGKPPIASGQLEPWSQAVRELASLPNTVCKLSGMVTEADWHTWTVDALRPYAETVLDAFGPRRLMFGSDWPVCTLAASYAEVVDATGALLAGLGPDDKAAVWTGTAERVYGR, from the coding sequence ATGGGCATCATCGACGCGCACCACCACGTATGGGACCTCTCCGTGCGCGACCAGGACTGGATCTCGGGGCCCGAACTCGCCTCGTTGCGCCGCGACTTCGCCCTCTCCGACCTGGGACCGCAGACCCTCGTCACAGGCGTCGACCGCACCGTCCTCGTCCAGACGATCACGGTGGCGGAGGAGACCCCGGAGCTCCTGGCGCTGGCGGCCGAGAGCGACATGGTGGCCGGAGTGGTCGGCTGGACCGACCTCACCGCCTCCGACGTGGCCGGAGAGCTGGACCGGTTGCGTGCCCTGCCCGGCGGCGAGTGGCTGCGGGGCATCCGCCACCAGGTGCAGGGGGAGCCCGACCCCTGGTGGCTCACCCGCCCCGAAGTACTGCGCGGTCTGCGAACGGTGGCGGCGGCGGGACTCGTGTACGACGTGGTCGTCCTGCCGCACCAGTTGCCCGCAGCGGCGTCCGCCGCCCGGCACCTGCCCGAACTCACCTTCGTACTGGACCACCTGGGCAAACCACCCATCGCCTCAGGCCAGTTGGAGCCCTGGTCGCAGGCCGTCCGGGAACTTGCCTCGCTCCCGAACACCGTCTGCAAGCTGTCCGGCATGGTCACCGAGGCCGACTGGCACACATGGACGGTCGACGCTCTTCGCCCCTACGCGGAAACCGTGCTCGACGCCTTCGGCCCGCGGCGGTTGATGTTCGGATCCGACTGGCCGGTGTGCACGCTCGCCGCGAGCTACGCCGAGGTGGTGGACGCCACCGGTGCGCTCCTCGCGGGTCTCGGCCCGGACGACAAGGCCGCCGTGTGGACGGGCACCGCGGAGCGCGTGTACGGGAGGTGA
- a CDS encoding DUF4142 domain-containing protein, giving the protein MRMNRPRGTAVATMALAMAGLTVPATAAAPVAGADATFLKMIHQGNLAEIATAKDAQKHTTSTCVKQAADMFVRDHTTFDAQVVALARSKGITLPSTAAATQLNQLTTLKSLHGKRNYKQVWLQVQDTSHRQALALIDKEVSSGKDSKIRATARAARPTVAKHLQAVSGGTCHAVKVRTGTRT; this is encoded by the coding sequence ATGCGAATGAACCGCCCGCGCGGCACAGCCGTCGCAACCATGGCGCTCGCCATGGCCGGACTCACTGTTCCGGCCACGGCGGCAGCCCCGGTCGCCGGAGCCGACGCCACCTTCCTCAAGATGATTCACCAGGGCAATCTCGCCGAGATCGCCACCGCCAAGGATGCCCAGAAGCACACCACCAGCACCTGTGTGAAACAGGCAGCGGACATGTTCGTGCGCGACCACACCACGTTCGATGCGCAGGTCGTGGCGCTGGCCCGCAGCAAGGGAATCACCCTGCCCTCCACGGCGGCAGCCACCCAGCTGAATCAACTCACCACTCTGAAGTCCCTGCACGGTAAGCGGAACTACAAGCAGGTGTGGTTGCAGGTCCAGGACACGAGCCACCGGCAGGCCCTCGCGCTGATCGACAAGGAAGTGTCCTCCGGCAAGGACTCCAAGATCCGCGCGACCGCCCGAGCCGCCCGGCCCACAGTGGCAAAGCACCTCCAGGCGGTCAGCGGCGGAACCTGCCACGCCGTCAAGGTACGGACGGGCACCCGAACCTGA
- a CDS encoding LysR substrate-binding domain-containing protein gives MVVAAYGPAQGDARLTQLSLREEPLDVIVPARHRFAARTDGIDLAEAAEETWVRAGDPHDQEQLLTAAGLAAGFTPGRRMLRWAGTRWPRWSPTASGPRWCRASHRFRGSRSWYGCPCAIPLRRYGVWSPGAQQVTPTPGRSRPGRPGRCL, from the coding sequence CTGGTTGTCGCGGCGTACGGTCCGGCACAGGGCGATGCGCGCTTGACTCAACTGTCGCTACGGGAGGAACCGCTCGATGTGATCGTGCCGGCCAGGCACCGCTTCGCGGCCCGCACGGACGGCATCGATCTGGCGGAGGCCGCCGAGGAGACATGGGTCAGGGCCGGAGACCCGCACGATCAAGAGCAACTACTGACGGCGGCCGGGCTCGCGGCCGGGTTCACACCTGGACGGCGCATGCTGCGGTGGGCTGGTACGCGGTGGCCGCGCTGGTCGCCCACGGCTTCGGGACCGCGCTGGTGCCGCGCCTCGCACCGGTTCCGCGGGAGCCGAAGCTGGTACGGGTGCCCTTGCGCGATTCCCCTTCGCCGGTACGGCGTTTGGTCGCCAGGGGCCCAGCAGGTGACACCGACGCCCGGCCGTTCCCGGCCTGGCCGCCCGGGCCGGTGCCTGTGA
- a CDS encoding metalloregulator ArsR/SmtB family transcription factor: MGHGAAPPSSNVPRARLDAASAAKVATTLQALATPSRLLILARLREGALPATELATEVGMEQSACSHQLRLLRNLGLVTGTRKGRSVVYALYDNHVAELLDQALYHVEHLRLGLTDEALPAQEPQRESAARRS, translated from the coding sequence ATGGGTCACGGAGCCGCACCGCCTTCCAGCAACGTCCCGCGTGCACGCCTGGACGCGGCCAGCGCCGCCAAGGTCGCCACGACCCTGCAGGCCCTGGCCACCCCCTCCCGCCTGCTCATCCTCGCGCGCCTGCGGGAAGGAGCCCTGCCGGCGACCGAACTGGCCACCGAGGTGGGCATGGAGCAGTCCGCCTGCTCCCACCAGCTGCGGCTGCTGCGCAACCTCGGCCTCGTCACCGGCACCCGCAAGGGCCGCTCGGTCGTCTACGCCCTCTACGACAACCACGTCGCCGAACTCCTCGACCAGGCCCTCTACCACGTCGAGCACCTTCGCCTCGGCCTGACCGACGAGGCGCTGCCAGCCCAGGAACCGCAGCGCGAATCCGCCGCCCGGCGCAGCTGA